In Actinobacillus indolicus, a single genomic region encodes these proteins:
- a CDS encoding YajG family lipoprotein produces the protein MKLNKKVILAVTTLTTALLAGCQSQSNTLTFTTPAPTAMFNTNNQTALVNVSTQDLRTSAEVASYTSAGNVNRLTAVPSVTQLFQQAMQQNLNSKGFTVVNGAGNANVIVNIRKFFADVEQGNLRYKVTANVNVEVVVQGARGNFAKNFNTSRGYEGAFGADNNEIHKVLGQAYNDAIYAIYNDNEVGNAIHQFK, from the coding sequence ATGAAATTAAATAAAAAAGTGATTTTAGCCGTAACAACCTTAACTACTGCGCTCCTTGCAGGTTGTCAAAGCCAGTCTAATACGCTGACATTTACCACACCTGCACCAACAGCAATGTTTAATACCAACAATCAAACTGCATTAGTTAACGTTAGCACACAAGACTTACGTACTTCAGCGGAAGTGGCAAGCTATACCAGTGCAGGAAATGTGAATCGCTTAACCGCAGTGCCAAGCGTGACACAACTTTTCCAACAAGCGATGCAACAAAACTTAAATAGCAAAGGTTTTACCGTGGTTAACGGTGCAGGTAATGCGAACGTCATTGTGAACATTCGTAAATTCTTTGCCGATGTTGAGCAAGGCAACCTTCGCTATAAAGTCACCGCCAATGTGAATGTTGAAGTCGTGGTACAAGGTGCTCGTGGTAACTTTGCGAAAAACTTTAATACATCACGTGGGTATGAAGGTGCGTTCGGTGCAGATAACAACGAGATCCATAAAGTGCTAGGACAAGCCTATAACGATGCAATTTATGCGATCTACAATGACAACGAAGTTGGCAACGCCATTCACCAATTCAAATAA
- the secD gene encoding protein translocase subunit SecD — translation MLNRFPLWKNLMVILVVAIGALYALPNLYGEDPSVQISGTRGQQASQETLTQVHSALNTLNITPKSAILENGSILVRLNKDEEQLPAKEKIAEVLGNNYSVALNLAPATPEWLRSIGGEPMKRGLDLRGGVRFLMEVDMNTALTKQQEQLLDILRNDFRKEKWQYKSVKKAENFANEVEFNDTDTADKAVRYIRRTNPSLEATFVSPTVVRFTQSAQGLAESRDLAIEQNLSIIRKRVEELGVSEPTIQRQGADRIVVELPGVQDTARAKEILGATATLEFRLVNTNASVESASRGIVPADSEIKHSRDGVPTVLYRKTILGGEHIINATSGKDERGLPNVSINLDAAGGDLMSNATKSAVGKPMATLYSEFKDSGRRDANGKVILEKHEEVINVATINSRLGSSFQITGINSAAEAQNLAVLLRSGALIAPIVIVEERTIGASLGADNVAQGMDAGLLGLGLTILFCVVFYKVFGLFATAALLANLILTVGLMSLIGATLTMPGIAGIVLAVGMSIDANVLIYERIKEEIRNGRSIQQAIHEGYNGAFTSIFDSNLTTILVSLILYAVGTGPVKGFAVTLALGVMISMFTAITGTRMLVNLVYGGKRVKKLWI, via the coding sequence GTGTTAAACCGTTTCCCTCTTTGGAAGAACCTAATGGTGATCCTTGTGGTCGCCATTGGTGCTTTATACGCCCTTCCAAATTTATATGGTGAAGACCCATCAGTACAAATTTCAGGTACTCGAGGTCAACAAGCGTCACAAGAGACGCTCACCCAGGTGCATTCTGCACTCAATACATTAAATATCACACCTAAATCAGCAATTCTTGAAAATGGTTCTATTCTCGTTCGTTTAAACAAAGACGAAGAACAACTTCCTGCTAAAGAAAAAATTGCTGAAGTATTAGGTAACAATTATTCCGTTGCATTAAACCTTGCACCAGCAACGCCTGAGTGGCTGAGATCCATTGGTGGTGAGCCGATGAAACGTGGTTTGGACTTACGAGGTGGTGTTCGCTTCTTAATGGAAGTGGATATGAACACCGCGCTGACTAAACAGCAAGAGCAGCTACTAGACATACTACGCAACGATTTCCGTAAAGAAAAATGGCAGTATAAATCCGTTAAAAAAGCAGAGAATTTTGCTAACGAAGTCGAATTTAATGATACAGACACTGCAGATAAAGCCGTTCGTTATATTCGCCGCACAAACCCAAGCTTAGAAGCGACTTTTGTGTCTCCAACAGTTGTGCGTTTTACCCAATCAGCACAAGGTTTAGCGGAATCAAGAGATCTCGCGATTGAACAAAACTTATCGATCATTCGTAAGCGTGTTGAAGAGTTAGGGGTTTCTGAGCCAACGATTCAGCGTCAAGGTGCAGATCGTATCGTAGTGGAATTACCGGGTGTACAAGATACCGCTCGAGCAAAAGAAATTTTAGGGGCAACTGCAACACTAGAATTCCGTTTAGTTAATACGAATGCAAGCGTTGAATCTGCAAGTCGTGGTATTGTTCCTGCTGATTCAGAGATCAAACATAGCCGTGATGGTGTACCAACCGTTCTCTATCGTAAAACTATTTTAGGCGGTGAACATATTATTAATGCGACATCTGGAAAAGATGAGCGTGGTTTACCAAATGTCAGTATCAATCTTGATGCTGCTGGCGGTGATTTAATGTCAAATGCGACTAAATCTGCTGTTGGTAAACCAATGGCAACGCTTTATAGTGAATTTAAAGACTCTGGTCGTCGTGATGCAAACGGCAAGGTAATCTTAGAAAAACATGAAGAAGTAATTAACGTTGCAACGATTAACTCTCGTTTAGGAAGCTCTTTCCAAATTACAGGAATTAATAGTGCCGCCGAAGCACAAAATCTTGCCGTATTACTACGTTCAGGTGCATTAATTGCGCCTATCGTGATTGTTGAAGAGCGTACTATCGGTGCATCATTGGGTGCAGATAACGTTGCACAAGGTATGGATGCTGGTTTATTAGGTTTAGGCTTAACGATCTTATTCTGTGTGGTGTTCTATAAAGTCTTCGGTTTATTTGCAACCGCAGCATTACTTGCAAACTTAATTTTAACTGTAGGGTTGATGTCGTTAATTGGTGCAACACTTACAATGCCAGGGATTGCCGGTATCGTGCTCGCGGTAGGTATGTCAATTGATGCTAACGTATTGATTTATGAACGTATCAAAGAAGAAATCCGTAATGGACGATCTATTCAACAAGCGATTCATGAGGGATATAACGGTGCATTTACTAGTATCTTCGACTCAAACTTAACAACCATTTTAGTTTCATTAATTCTCTATGCCGTAGGTACAGGCCCAGTTAAAGGCTTTGCTGTTACCCTTGCATTAGGGGTAATGATTTCTATGTTTACCGCAATTACAGGGACACGTATGTTAGTGAATCTTGTTTACGGTGGCAAACGCGTGAAGAAACTTTGGATTTAA
- the secF gene encoding protein translocase subunit SecF, protein MTVQTTEKEVEIKLPYRLVPFMKYRMVAFAFSIIVTALCIFSVVTKGFNWGLDFTGGTVIETNFSQPADLGKVRAVLDESGYTSALVQTFGGQKDVMIRLPASAGDMSLGNKVMDIIHQKLDPEAKIQSIEFVGPNVGEELTQGAIYGTLATLAMLLLYVGIRFEWRLATGGVLALFHDVIVTIGVFSYLQIEIDLTFVAAILSVVGYSLNDSIVVFDRVRENFPKIRRATSQEVIDISLSQTLSRTLMTSVTTLFVVLALYWLGGPTLHSFSLALLIGIAFGTYSSIYVAVGVALALGLKRDHMIQPVVEKEGADQKSLADY, encoded by the coding sequence ATGACTGTTCAAACAACAGAAAAAGAGGTAGAAATTAAGCTACCATACCGCTTGGTTCCTTTTATGAAATACCGAATGGTTGCATTTGCTTTCTCCATTATTGTGACAGCATTATGTATTTTTTCGGTTGTAACAAAAGGATTCAACTGGGGATTAGACTTTACGGGCGGTACGGTTATTGAGACCAATTTCTCACAGCCTGCTGATCTTGGTAAAGTGCGTGCTGTGTTAGATGAAAGTGGCTATACCAGTGCATTAGTACAAACTTTTGGTGGACAAAAAGATGTCATGATTCGCCTACCAGCATCCGCTGGAGATATGTCGCTAGGCAATAAAGTCATGGATATCATTCATCAAAAATTAGATCCCGAAGCCAAAATTCAAAGTATTGAATTCGTTGGTCCGAATGTAGGTGAAGAACTAACGCAAGGTGCTATTTACGGAACATTAGCAACACTCGCTATGCTCTTACTCTATGTAGGTATTCGATTTGAATGGCGATTAGCTACAGGTGGGGTATTAGCGCTTTTCCATGACGTTATAGTGACTATTGGCGTATTCTCTTACTTACAAATTGAAATTGACTTAACATTCGTAGCAGCAATTTTATCTGTGGTAGGTTACTCTTTAAACGACAGTATCGTTGTTTTCGACCGTGTACGTGAAAACTTTCCGAAAATTCGTCGAGCAACATCACAAGAAGTTATTGATATTTCATTAAGCCAAACGCTTTCTAGAACGTTAATGACATCGGTAACAACCTTATTCGTTGTATTAGCGCTCTACTGGCTCGGTGGTCCTACACTACATAGCTTCTCTCTCGCATTATTGATTGGTATTGCTTTTGGTACTTACTCATCCATTTATGTTGCGGTAGGTGTTGCACTTGCACTAGGCTTAAAACGTGACCATATGATTCAGCCAGTGGTAGAAAAAGAAGGCGCAGATCAAAAATCTCTAGCAGACTACTAA
- the ruvX gene encoding Holliday junction resolvase RuvX, which translates to MSQTILAFDFGTNSIGCAIGQSITGTAQGLPAFKAQDGIPNWDQIGKVIAEWQPDLLVVGLPLNMDGTEQPLTQRAKKFANRLNGRFNLPVEMQDERLTTVEAKAEIFSRGGFKALKKDKVDSISACLILESWFENQ; encoded by the coding sequence ATGAGCCAAACTATTCTTGCCTTTGACTTCGGTACAAATAGTATTGGTTGCGCTATCGGACAAAGTATTACAGGTACGGCACAAGGTCTGCCTGCATTTAAAGCCCAAGATGGTATTCCAAATTGGGATCAAATTGGCAAAGTGATTGCTGAATGGCAACCTGATCTCTTGGTTGTTGGTTTACCACTCAATATGGATGGTACTGAACAGCCTTTAACGCAACGTGCTAAAAAGTTCGCAAACCGTCTTAATGGACGTTTCAATTTACCTGTGGAAATGCAAGATGAACGGCTTACCACAGTAGAAGCTAAAGCGGAAATTTTTTCTCGGGGTGGTTTCAAAGCCTTAAAAAAAGATAAAGTCGATTCGATTTCTGCTTGTCTGATTTTAGAAAGTTGGTTTGAAAACCAATAA
- a CDS encoding DciA family protein yields the protein MKNSTTKNIHEILQNSSLTKIVQRANELNALNQKIQHLLPEQYRHFYRILNLSDNLLTFEVQNATIRQGLLLQQTSLLKLIQTDFPQVTELQFKVNPNFKSV from the coding sequence ATGAAAAATTCAACAACTAAAAATATCCATGAAATTTTGCAGAACTCTAGTCTGACTAAAATTGTCCAACGAGCGAATGAGCTAAATGCATTGAATCAAAAAATTCAGCATTTGTTGCCAGAGCAATATCGCCATTTTTACCGAATTTTAAATTTATCCGATAATCTACTGACATTCGAAGTACAAAATGCTACGATTCGCCAAGGATTATTGTTACAGCAAACTTCTTTGCTTAAACTTATTCAAACAGATTTTCCACAAGTGACGGAATTACAATTTAAGGTAAATCCAAACTTTAAATCTGTTTAA
- a CDS encoding copper resistance protein NlpE, whose amino-acid sequence MKKIAFATLVAMLSACSMLPQKNVSGTYQGTLPCADCEKIEAELVLNSDKTYQYNTVYFKNKEQHPFTEKGTYTWDSNKSGVIRLTNSDNLALKVADTFVEFCDASGNTIKSQHNYKLQKVAK is encoded by the coding sequence ATGAAAAAAATCGCATTCGCTACTCTTGTTGCAATGTTAAGTGCTTGTTCTATGTTGCCACAGAAAAATGTTTCTGGCACCTATCAAGGCACATTACCATGCGCAGATTGTGAGAAAATTGAAGCTGAATTAGTATTAAACAGTGATAAAACCTATCAATACAATACCGTTTACTTCAAAAACAAAGAACAGCATCCCTTTACTGAAAAAGGTACTTATACTTGGGATAGTAACAAATCTGGCGTAATTCGTTTAACAAACTCAGATAACTTAGCATTGAAAGTTGCTGATACCTTTGTTGAATTTTGTGATGCATCAGGTAATACAATCAAAAGCCAACACAACTACAAATTACAGAAAGTAGCAAAATAA
- a CDS encoding YqgE/AlgH family protein, giving the protein MMNLQGQFLIATPDMNDDYFDRSVIYICEHNEQGAMGIMINSPTDLSVMELLAKMDFLMANERNYTKDQLVLSGGPVGQERGFILHTATDQLFLHSYPTADELMLTTSGDILDTFGKDNAPENFIVCLGCCTWKADQLEQEIARNYWVTAPASNKILFETGYLDRWNEANALLGIEGILAKAGRA; this is encoded by the coding sequence ATGATGAATTTACAAGGTCAATTTCTTATTGCCACCCCCGATATGAATGACGACTATTTTGATCGTTCCGTGATTTATATCTGCGAGCATAATGAACAAGGCGCAATGGGGATTATGATTAATTCCCCTACGGATTTATCCGTCATGGAATTACTCGCTAAAATGGATTTTCTCATGGCAAATGAGCGCAATTATACGAAAGATCAATTAGTGCTGAGTGGCGGTCCTGTTGGGCAAGAACGGGGATTTATTTTACACACCGCAACGGATCAACTGTTCTTACATAGTTATCCTACTGCAGATGAGCTGATGCTAACCACTTCTGGAGATATTTTAGATACCTTCGGTAAAGATAATGCGCCAGAGAATTTTATTGTTTGTTTAGGTTGTTGTACTTGGAAAGCTGATCAATTAGAACAAGAAATTGCTCGAAATTATTGGGTGACTGCACCTGCTTCCAATAAAATTCTATTTGAAACAGGCTATTTAGATCGTTGGAATGAAGCGAATGCGCTACTTGGCATCGAAGGTATTCTCGCAAAAGCAGGGAGAGCCTAA
- the secA gene encoding preprotein translocase subunit SecA, producing the protein MFTKLMTAIFGSSNDRTLRRLNKRVAQINRLEAEFEKLTDEQLQAKTAEFKQRLAEGATLDSLLHEAFATVREASKRVLGMRHFDVQLIGGMVLTERNIAEMRTGEGKTLTATLPCYLNALTGKGVHVVTVNDYLARRDAETNRPLFEFLGMTVAVNIPGLPSDVKRQAYLADITYATNSELGFDYLRDNLAHSKEERFQRPLHYALVDEVDSILIDEARTPLIISGPAEDATQIYQAIDKVIPHLIAQDKEDTEEYTGDGDFTLDLKSKQAHLTERGQVKVENILTEMGLMHEGESLYHPARISLLHHVYAALRAHKLFEVNVDYIVKDGEIVIIDEHTGRTMAGRRWSDGLHQAIEAKEGVNIQGENQTVASITYQNYFRLYEKLAGMTGTADTEAFEFQQIYGLDTVVIPTNRPMIRDDKTDLMFKSEPEKFQAVIKDIQDCMARNQPVLVGTISIEKSEALSEALKQAGIPHKVLNAKFHAQEAEIVADAGYPGAVTIATNMAGRGTDIVLGGNWKAEIAKLENPTQEQIDEIKAKWQERHDIVMQAGGLHIIGTERHESRRIDNQLRGRSGRQGDPGSSRFYLSLDDALMRIYLNEGKLNMMRKAFTEEGEAMESKLLTKVIASAQAKVEAHNFDGRKQLLQYDDVANEQRKAIYEQRNYLLETDDISAMINTVREDVFNAVIDQYIPPQSIEEMWDVPALENRLKQEFGMDLPIVKWLDEESDLHEDTLRERIINIAKEQYQAKEAMVGAEVMRSFEKGVMLQNLDELWKEHLSAMDYLRKGIHLRGYAQKDPKQEYKKESFAMFTNMLDQLKSNVISVLSRIQVRSQEEVEQAERERLAHAEEESAHYHAEGEAESGEENYENLNIGRNEPCPCGSGKKYKHCHGNKAKYA; encoded by the coding sequence ATGTTTACAAAATTAATGACCGCTATTTTTGGTAGTAGCAATGATCGTACTTTACGCCGTTTAAACAAGCGTGTCGCACAAATTAACCGTTTAGAAGCTGAATTTGAAAAATTAACCGATGAACAATTACAAGCAAAAACCGCTGAATTTAAACAACGTTTAGCGGAAGGAGCAACCTTAGACAGTTTATTACACGAAGCCTTTGCCACTGTGCGTGAAGCGAGTAAACGTGTGTTAGGTATGCGTCATTTCGATGTGCAGTTAATCGGCGGTATGGTGCTGACCGAACGTAACATTGCAGAAATGCGTACGGGTGAAGGTAAAACTTTAACTGCCACCTTACCTTGTTACTTAAATGCCTTGACGGGTAAAGGGGTTCACGTTGTGACGGTGAATGACTACTTGGCTCGTCGTGATGCGGAAACTAACCGCCCGTTATTTGAGTTTTTAGGCATGACCGTTGCGGTGAATATTCCGGGGCTTCCGTCCGATGTTAAACGTCAAGCCTATTTGGCGGACATTACTTATGCAACGAACAGTGAGCTTGGCTTTGACTATCTGCGTGATAATTTGGCTCACTCAAAAGAAGAACGTTTCCAACGTCCGCTACACTATGCGTTAGTAGATGAAGTGGACTCGATTTTAATTGATGAAGCGCGTACCCCGTTAATCATTTCAGGTCCAGCGGAAGATGCGACACAAATTTATCAAGCGATTGATAAGGTTATTCCGCATTTAATTGCGCAAGATAAAGAAGATACCGAAGAATACACGGGCGATGGCGATTTCACTCTTGATCTGAAAAGCAAACAAGCCCACTTGACCGAGCGTGGTCAGGTGAAAGTCGAAAATATTTTGACGGAAATGGGCTTAATGCACGAAGGGGAAAGCCTTTATCACCCAGCTCGTATTAGCTTATTACACCACGTTTATGCGGCATTACGCGCCCACAAGCTGTTTGAAGTGAATGTCGATTATATCGTGAAAGATGGCGAGATCGTGATCATTGACGAACATACCGGTCGTACAATGGCTGGTCGTCGTTGGTCAGATGGTTTACATCAAGCGATTGAAGCTAAAGAAGGGGTAAACATTCAGGGCGAAAACCAAACTGTTGCCTCTATCACTTATCAAAACTACTTCCGTCTGTATGAAAAATTAGCTGGTATGACGGGAACAGCGGACACCGAAGCCTTTGAGTTCCAACAAATCTACGGCTTAGATACCGTGGTGATCCCGACTAACCGCCCGATGATCCGTGACGACAAAACCGATTTAATGTTTAAGAGCGAACCAGAGAAATTCCAAGCGGTGATTAAGGATATTCAGGATTGTATGGCTCGTAATCAGCCTGTATTAGTCGGTACGATTTCGATTGAAAAATCAGAAGCACTGTCAGAAGCACTAAAACAGGCAGGTATTCCGCATAAAGTATTGAATGCCAAATTCCACGCACAAGAAGCGGAAATCGTTGCCGACGCAGGTTATCCGGGGGCAGTTACTATTGCTACAAATATGGCTGGTCGTGGTACGGATATTGTGCTTGGCGGTAACTGGAAAGCAGAAATTGCAAAATTAGAAAACCCAACCCAAGAGCAAATTGACGAGATCAAAGCAAAATGGCAAGAGCGTCACGACATTGTAATGCAAGCGGGTGGTTTACACATTATCGGTACAGAACGCCACGAATCTCGTCGTATCGACAACCAGTTGCGTGGTCGTTCAGGCCGTCAAGGTGACCCTGGTTCATCACGTTTCTACCTGTCATTAGATGATGCCTTAATGCGAATTTACCTCAATGAAGGTAAGCTCAATATGATGCGCAAAGCCTTTACCGAAGAAGGCGAAGCAATGGAATCGAAATTGCTGACTAAAGTGATTGCTTCAGCTCAAGCAAAAGTAGAAGCACACAACTTTGACGGACGTAAACAGCTTCTACAATACGATGATGTCGCAAACGAACAACGTAAAGCGATTTACGAGCAACGTAACTACTTACTTGAAACCGACGATATTTCAGCGATGATCAACACCGTGCGTGAAGATGTGTTTAATGCGGTAATTGACCAGTATATTCCACCTCAATCGATCGAAGAAATGTGGGACGTTCCAGCATTAGAGAACCGCTTGAAACAAGAATTTGGTATGGATCTGCCGATTGTGAAATGGTTGGATGAAGAGAGCGATTTACACGAAGATACGTTGCGTGAACGTATCATCAACATTGCTAAAGAGCAGTATCAAGCGAAGGAAGCGATGGTGGGTGCAGAAGTCATGCGTAGTTTTGAAAAAGGCGTGATGTTACAAAACCTTGATGAACTTTGGAAAGAGCATTTATCCGCAATGGATTACTTACGCAAAGGGATTCACTTACGTGGTTATGCCCAAAAAGATCCTAAGCAAGAGTATAAAAAAGAGTCTTTTGCAATGTTCACCAATATGCTTGATCAGCTGAAATCAAACGTCATTAGCGTGTTAAGCCGTATTCAAGTCCGTAGCCAAGAAGAAGTTGAGCAGGCGGAACGTGAGCGTTTAGCTCATGCGGAAGAAGAAAGCGCGCATTACCATGCCGAAGGTGAAGCGGAAAGCGGTGAAGAGAATTATGAAAATTTGAATATCGGACGCAATGAACCTTGCCCATGTGGCTCTGGTAAGAAATACAAACATTGCCATGGTAACAAAGCAAAATATGCATAA
- the mutT gene encoding 8-oxo-dGTP diphosphatase MutT, translating into MSKPIIQVSAGIIRNEFGQIYLTQRLEGQDFAQSLEFPGGKVDSNETPEDALRRELEEEIGIHVLSAFPYEHFKFEYPTKVIEFFFYLVEEWVGEPFGREGQEGFWIEQAELEEGQFPPANADLIRKLKTEVLHK; encoded by the coding sequence ATGTCTAAACCTATAATTCAAGTTTCAGCAGGTATTATCCGTAATGAATTTGGGCAGATTTATTTAACACAACGCCTTGAAGGGCAAGACTTTGCGCAATCGTTAGAATTCCCTGGTGGAAAAGTAGATAGCAATGAAACCCCAGAAGATGCATTAAGACGAGAGCTAGAAGAAGAAATTGGTATTCATGTTTTAAGTGCCTTTCCTTATGAGCATTTCAAGTTTGAATACCCGACAAAAGTCATTGAGTTTTTCTTCTACCTTGTTGAAGAATGGGTGGGTGAACCTTTTGGGCGTGAAGGGCAAGAAGGCTTCTGGATTGAACAAGCTGAGTTAGAAGAAGGGCAGTTCCCGCCAGCAAATGCTGATTTAATTCGTAAACTAAAAACAGAAGTACTACATAAATAG
- the yajC gene encoding preprotein translocase subunit YajC — protein sequence MQQGGGMEMIFILIVFGLIFYFMIYRPQAKRQKQQRELLAGLSKGDEVLTSGGLIGKISKVTADSDNIVIALNDTTEVTIKRDFVVAVLPKGSLKSL from the coding sequence ATGCAACAAGGCGGCGGAATGGAAATGATCTTTATTCTGATTGTTTTCGGTCTTATCTTCTATTTCATGATTTATCGTCCACAAGCAAAACGTCAAAAACAACAACGTGAGCTTTTAGCGGGTTTATCAAAAGGTGACGAAGTGCTAACAAGCGGTGGTTTAATCGGTAAAATCAGCAAAGTGACCGCAGATAGCGACAATATCGTTATCGCATTAAATGATACAACTGAAGTGACGATCAAACGTGATTTCGTGGTTGCAGTGTTACCAAAAGGTTCACTCAAATCTCTTTAA
- the rsmE gene encoding 16S rRNA (uracil(1498)-N(3))-methyltransferase translates to MRIPRIYHPEQLLGKQHCILSEDATNHVGRVLRMNEGDELVLFDGSNHIFNGIIDLVSKKQISVKITQSQLDDRESSLPIHLGQVISRGDRMEFTIQKSVELGVTTITPLWSERCGVKLDGERQDKKIQQWQKIAISACEQCGRNVIPEIRPIMKLTDWCKEQDGMLKLNLHPRAKYTLKSLPNVPKEGIRLLIGSEGGLSPEEIAMTETENFTEVLLGKRILRTETASLATITALQLLYGDLS, encoded by the coding sequence ATGAGAATTCCAAGAATCTATCACCCAGAACAACTATTGGGTAAACAGCACTGCATTTTAAGTGAAGATGCGACCAACCACGTTGGACGTGTTTTGAGAATGAATGAAGGTGATGAGCTTGTCTTATTTGATGGTTCTAATCACATTTTTAATGGGATCATTGATCTGGTGAGCAAAAAGCAGATCAGCGTTAAGATCACGCAAAGTCAATTAGATGATCGTGAATCTTCTCTCCCGATCCATTTAGGTCAGGTGATTTCTCGTGGAGATCGTATGGAGTTTACCATTCAAAAATCGGTTGAACTCGGTGTCACGACTATCACACCTTTATGGTCTGAACGCTGTGGTGTTAAACTGGACGGTGAACGCCAAGATAAAAAGATTCAGCAATGGCAAAAAATTGCTATTTCCGCCTGTGAACAATGTGGGCGTAACGTCATTCCAGAAATTCGTCCTATCATGAAATTGACAGATTGGTGTAAAGAGCAAGACGGTATGTTAAAACTGAATCTACATCCACGAGCCAAATATACCTTGAAATCTCTGCCTAACGTACCCAAAGAAGGTATTCGATTGCTGATTGGTTCTGAAGGCGGGCTATCACCAGAAGAAATTGCCATGACAGAAACGGAAAATTTCACGGAAGTTCTGCTCGGCAAGCGAATTTTAAGAACGGAAACTGCTTCTCTTGCGACCATTACAGCATTACAACTGCTTTATGGAGATTTAAGTTAG
- a CDS encoding YtfJ family protein, giving the protein MKKIVLQAGIFSLFFANVALAHNVQINQTLPNVVVAQDGELIANGKKVDYRQWQSSSLAGKVRIVHHLAGRSSVKEKNQPLMDAIKNAGFDRAKYQTTTIINADDAIVATGAFVKSSAEDGKLDNPHSQVVLDQKGSVKNAWKLKEKESFIAVLDKNGKVQFTSEGKLSPAQNQQVIDLVKKLIAQ; this is encoded by the coding sequence ATGAAAAAAATTGTATTACAAGCGGGTATTTTTAGCTTATTTTTTGCAAATGTCGCCTTAGCGCATAACGTTCAGATCAATCAAACCTTGCCTAATGTCGTAGTTGCACAAGATGGCGAGTTAATTGCCAATGGTAAAAAAGTGGATTATCGTCAATGGCAGTCATCATCTTTAGCAGGAAAAGTGAGAATAGTTCATCATCTTGCGGGCAGAAGTAGTGTGAAAGAAAAAAATCAGCCATTAATGGATGCGATTAAAAATGCAGGTTTTGATCGTGCTAAATATCAAACCACAACGATCATTAATGCCGATGATGCGATTGTTGCCACAGGTGCATTTGTCAAGAGTAGTGCGGAAGATGGCAAGTTAGATAACCCACATTCACAAGTTGTACTTGATCAAAAGGGCAGTGTGAAAAATGCGTGGAAATTAAAAGAAAAAGAGAGCTTTATTGCGGTCTTAGATAAAAATGGCAAAGTGCAATTCACCTCAGAAGGAAAATTATCACCTGCACAGAATCAGCAAGTGATTGATTTAGTGAAAAAATTAATTGCACAATAA
- a CDS encoding BolA family protein, producing the protein MSVEQIIVTKLQAQFAPEALYIENESHRHSSGRGAESHFKVTMVTDFFKGKRAVARHQAVYACLAEELQNGVHALALHLYTPEEWADRDEQIPASTNCLGHGH; encoded by the coding sequence ATGTCAGTTGAACAGATTATTGTGACAAAATTGCAAGCGCAATTTGCGCCAGAAGCCCTTTATATTGAAAACGAAAGCCATCGCCATAGTTCTGGACGAGGGGCTGAGTCGCATTTCAAAGTGACCATGGTGACAGACTTCTTTAAAGGTAAGCGAGCCGTTGCTCGTCACCAAGCGGTTTATGCCTGTTTAGCCGAAGAATTACAAAATGGCGTTCATGCATTAGCGTTACATCTTTATACCCCTGAAGAGTGGGCGGATAGAGACGAACAAATTCCAGCGTCTACAAATTGTCTAGGGCATGGGCACTAA
- the secM gene encoding secA translation cis-regulator SecM encodes MNFFRHFHKPAFLSQFLLGIVAIFALPTVQPLANESETLPTNQLVLRLSDFSSVQKVELESAHLLHLEQQPLIIPTKQAVVFCEFFAKSYRLYQVSNPPIRAGPTA; translated from the coding sequence ATGAATTTTTTTCGTCACTTTCATAAACCTGCATTTTTATCGCAATTCCTACTAGGGATCGTTGCGATTTTTGCGTTGCCTACGGTTCAGCCGTTAGCAAATGAAAGTGAAACATTGCCTACAAATCAGCTTGTATTACGTTTAAGTGATTTTTCTTCAGTTCAAAAAGTTGAGCTAGAATCGGCACATTTATTACATTTAGAACAACAACCTCTCATTATTCCAACAAAACAAGCGGTGGTTTTTTGCGAATTTTTTGCAAAATCATACCGTTTGTATCAAGTGTCAAATCCGCCGATTAGGGCTGGACCAACAGCGTAA